A stretch of Flavobacterium sp. N2270 DNA encodes these proteins:
- the pheS gene encoding phenylalanine--tRNA ligase subunit alpha has protein sequence MIDQIKKHIEEVNAFQADNKEKIEEFRIKFLGSKGLLKELFAEFKNVPNEMKKEFGQVINQLKTSAEEKVASLQDQIESKEESKGIYGDLTRPGYPLELGSRHPISIVKNQIIDIFSNVGFNVSEGPEIEDDWHNFTALNLPEYHPARDMQDTFFIQTNPDTLLRTHTSSVQVRYMENNKPPIRTISPGRVFRNEAISARSHCIFHQVEGLYIDKDVSFADLKQTLLHFTKEMFGKSKIRLRPSYFPFTEPSAEIDIYWGLKTETDYRITKGTGWLEIGGCGMVDPNVLKNCGINPEEYSGFAFGMGVERIAMLLHQIGDIRMFFENDVRFLQQFKSSI, from the coding sequence ATGATTGATCAGATTAAAAAACACATTGAAGAAGTAAACGCTTTTCAAGCCGATAATAAAGAAAAAATTGAAGAGTTTAGAATTAAATTTTTAGGAAGCAAAGGTCTTTTAAAAGAGTTATTTGCCGAATTTAAAAATGTTCCAAACGAAATGAAAAAGGAATTCGGACAAGTAATCAATCAGTTGAAAACTTCTGCCGAAGAGAAAGTAGCTTCTTTACAAGATCAAATCGAAAGTAAGGAAGAATCTAAAGGAATTTATGGCGATTTAACGCGCCCAGGTTATCCATTAGAATTAGGTTCTCGTCATCCAATTTCAATTGTAAAAAATCAAATTATTGATATCTTTTCAAATGTGGGTTTCAACGTTTCTGAAGGTCCAGAAATTGAAGACGATTGGCATAATTTTACTGCGTTAAACTTGCCAGAATATCACCCAGCGCGTGATATGCAAGATACTTTCTTTATTCAAACTAATCCAGATACGTTATTGCGTACGCACACATCATCTGTGCAAGTGCGTTACATGGAAAACAACAAACCGCCTATTAGAACGATTTCTCCAGGTAGAGTTTTCCGTAATGAAGCAATTTCTGCTCGTTCGCATTGTATTTTCCATCAAGTGGAAGGATTGTATATTGATAAAGACGTTTCTTTTGCCGATTTAAAACAAACGTTATTGCACTTTACGAAAGAAATGTTTGGAAAGTCAAAAATTCGTCTAAGACCTTCTTATTTCCCGTTTACAGAACCAAGTGCTGAAATCGATATCTATTGGGGTTTAAAAACTGAGACTGATTATAGAATTACAAAAGGTACAGGTTGGTTGGAAATTGGTGGTTGTGGAATGGTTGACCCAAATGTTTTAAAAAACTGCGGAATCAATCCAGAAGAATATTCAGGATTTGCATTTGGTATGGGAGTAGAGCGTATAGCAATGCTTTTGCATCAAATTGGCGATATAAGAATGTTTTTTGAAAACGACGTTCGTTTCTTACAACAATTTAAGTCAAGCATCTAA
- a CDS encoding CvpA family protein: MSFIDIIFAVLLSYAIYKGLKNGLFVEVASLLALVVGIFVAIKFSHIVRAVIETKVSWDPKYIEITAFALTFIAVVIVIHLSAKLLTKIVDFAYLGWINRLAGAGFSVLKTILALSIVILLFEKINVNNMLAKQETLDESIFYNPTKEISAFVYPQIEEWYEKGLQYSEDSEQE, from the coding sequence ATGAGTTTTATTGATATTATTTTCGCTGTATTATTAAGTTATGCTATCTACAAAGGGTTAAAAAACGGACTTTTCGTTGAAGTTGCCTCACTTCTTGCTTTAGTCGTTGGGATTTTTGTGGCCATAAAGTTTTCGCATATTGTAAGAGCGGTTATAGAAACAAAAGTAAGTTGGGATCCAAAATACATAGAAATAACTGCTTTTGCCTTAACTTTTATTGCTGTTGTAATTGTAATTCATCTTTCGGCTAAATTGCTGACTAAAATTGTTGATTTTGCATATTTAGGTTGGATTAACCGATTAGCAGGTGCGGGATTTAGTGTTCTAAAAACCATATTAGCTTTGAGTATTGTTATTTTATTGTTTGAAAAAATCAATGTAAACAATATGTTGGCAAAACAAGAAACTCTTGATGAGTCAATTTTTTACAACCCAACTAAAGAAATTTCAGCTTTTGTTTATCCGCAAATTGAAGAATGGTATGAGAAAGGTTTACAGTATTCAGAAGACAGTGAGCAGGAATAA
- a CDS encoding tetratricopeptide repeat protein, with protein sequence MKTILKSIVFILLSTVVFANEPDEVSKAFANANDLYKKENYEAAAAKYEFINSNLKVESAELYFNLGNCYYKLDKIAPAIYNFEKALLFSPNDEVVKTNLEFAQKKAIDDIKNVPEVGISKAIYAFVNTWHYDSWAWTAVIMSLLFLLSFLGYYFGNTTLIKRIFFTAMFVFLVGILITVSAAFLQKQNDVTTKPAIVFSSAVNVKAEPKSSSEDVLVLHEGTKVFVLETLDNWKKIQLTDKTQGWIEKDAIKELK encoded by the coding sequence ATGAAGACTATACTAAAAAGCATTGTTTTTATTTTACTTTCAACAGTTGTTTTTGCAAACGAACCTGACGAAGTAAGCAAAGCATTTGCTAATGCTAACGATTTGTATAAAAAAGAAAATTACGAAGCAGCAGCAGCTAAATATGAGTTCATAAATTCGAATTTGAAAGTAGAATCTGCCGAATTGTATTTCAATTTAGGAAACTGCTATTACAAACTAGACAAAATAGCGCCAGCAATTTATAATTTCGAAAAAGCGTTATTGTTCAGCCCAAATGATGAGGTTGTTAAAACCAATTTAGAATTTGCACAAAAAAAAGCCATTGACGATATTAAAAATGTTCCAGAAGTGGGTATTTCAAAAGCCATTTATGCATTTGTAAACACATGGCATTACGATTCTTGGGCTTGGACTGCAGTAATCATGTCGCTATTATTTTTACTCTCTTTTTTAGGGTATTACTTTGGGAATACAACACTAATTAAACGAATATTCTTTACTGCAATGTTTGTGTTTTTAGTTGGAATTTTAATCACCGTTTCAGCGGCTTTTTTACAAAAACAAAACGATGTAACTACAAAACCTGCCATTGTATTTAGTTCAGCGGTTAACGTAAAAGCAGAGCCCAAAAGCAGCTCAGAAGACGTGTTGGTTTTACACGAAGGAACAAAAGTATTTGTTTTGGAAACCTTAGATAATTGGAAAAAAATTCAATTGACAGATAAAACCCAAGGTTGGATAGAAAAAGACGCAATTAAGGAGTTGAAGTAA
- a CDS encoding BatD family protein translates to MKKTVIFIVFFLTSLLQAQVKFETKVSKNTVGLNERIQVQFSVNEDADNFQAPSFDGFTLVGGPFQSRNFSWINGVKSFSLSYSYILQPTQKGVLTIKPATIEYDGNILKSAPVKVTVTDAIPVPKDPNSPDYVAGEGVHLVAEISNSNPYMNEPLTVVYKLYFDPRFIIRNVKELKNPKYNGFWSQHIDIQKLEAVEATYNGQDYAMVMWRKVILYPLEAGNKPIEPLSINLEIQVPSGRRNMFGQQSYQLTTKTVTAGSKTINVKPLPENGKPADFKGAVGNFTFKVKPSKTKLKTGESLDLEIAVSGNGNLKLLDLPKTEFPSAFEVFDPQHKEEVKTPLSGMNGKISDTYTIVPQFKGKYTIQPITFSYFDLGSKMYKTITSEEITIDVLDNPNFTANTNAVASNKKEVVKNNVFQFIKLNSKFESVTKKDFLGSNLFYSLLFAPLLLIPIIILAKKKKEAIDADVFGNKIKRNNRLAKKFLADAKKQMGNKVPFYMAMEKALHNFLKAKLHIETSEMSKENIQEMLHDKQANKNDVAQFMQLMNDCEFARYTPSSDVAMQKDYDKAVEIISELSKQL, encoded by the coding sequence ATGAAAAAGACAGTAATATTTATAGTTTTCTTTTTAACTTCCTTACTTCAAGCTCAAGTAAAATTTGAGACTAAAGTAAGCAAGAATACAGTTGGTTTAAACGAAAGAATTCAGGTTCAATTTTCTGTAAATGAAGATGCAGATAATTTTCAAGCGCCAAGCTTTGATGGTTTTACTTTAGTTGGAGGACCATTTCAATCTCGAAATTTCTCATGGATAAACGGTGTAAAATCATTTAGTCTTAGTTATTCTTACATTCTACAACCTACTCAAAAAGGAGTTTTAACTATTAAACCGGCAACGATTGAGTACGACGGAAATATTTTAAAATCAGCTCCTGTAAAAGTAACAGTAACCGATGCTATTCCTGTTCCAAAAGACCCCAATAGTCCAGATTATGTTGCAGGAGAAGGCGTTCATTTAGTAGCTGAAATTTCAAATTCAAATCCATATATGAACGAACCTTTAACGGTTGTTTATAAGTTGTATTTTGATCCAAGATTTATTATTCGAAATGTAAAAGAACTTAAAAACCCTAAGTATAATGGTTTTTGGAGTCAACATATCGACATTCAAAAATTAGAAGCTGTCGAAGCTACTTATAATGGGCAAGACTATGCAATGGTGATGTGGCGAAAAGTAATTTTATATCCGCTTGAAGCAGGAAACAAACCAATAGAACCACTTTCTATTAATCTAGAAATTCAAGTTCCTTCTGGTAGAAGAAACATGTTTGGACAGCAATCGTATCAATTAACGACCAAAACAGTTACGGCTGGTTCAAAAACCATTAATGTAAAACCGCTTCCTGAAAATGGTAAACCAGCCGATTTTAAAGGTGCGGTAGGTAATTTTACATTTAAAGTAAAACCATCAAAAACAAAGTTAAAAACAGGAGAATCGTTAGACTTAGAAATAGCGGTTTCAGGAAATGGAAATTTAAAATTATTAGATTTACCAAAAACCGAATTTCCAAGTGCTTTTGAAGTATTTGACCCGCAACATAAAGAAGAAGTAAAAACTCCTTTATCTGGAATGAACGGTAAAATTTCTGATACTTATACAATTGTTCCTCAGTTTAAAGGAAAATATACGATTCAACCTATAACTTTCAGTTACTTTGATTTAGGTTCAAAAATGTATAAAACCATAACTTCTGAAGAAATTACGATTGATGTTTTAGATAATCCAAACTTTACGGCAAATACAAATGCAGTTGCATCTAATAAAAAAGAAGTTGTTAAAAATAACGTTTTTCAATTCATAAAATTAAATTCTAAATTCGAATCGGTTACTAAAAAAGATTTCTTAGGTTCAAATTTATTCTATTCTTTATTGTTTGCACCTTTACTTTTAATTCCAATTATCATTTTGGCTAAGAAGAAAAAAGAAGCCATTGATGCAGATGTTTTTGGCAATAAAATTAAAAGAAACAATCGTTTAGCTAAGAAATTCTTAGCAGACGCTAAAAAACAAATGGGTAATAAAGTGCCTTTTTATATGGCAATGGAAAAAGCATTACACAATTTCTTGAAGGCAAAATTGCATATTGAAACTTCAGAAATGAGTAAAGAAAATATTCAAGAAATGTTGCACGATAAACAAGCAAATAAAAATGATGTAGCACAATTTATGCAATTAATGAACGATTGCGAGTTTGCTCGTTACACGCCGTCATCTGATGTTGCAATGCAAAAAGATTACGACAAAGCTGTTGAAATAATTTCTGAACTTTCAAAACAACTATAA
- a CDS encoding tetratricopeptide repeat protein, whose amino-acid sequence MEKITVALVLFITSVLFSQNKDQNLYDGTTAFEAKEYVKSESNLRVSQSNNADKKAVANYNLGNSIYRQNQPSEAKYKFASAVEVAKTKEEKHKAFHNLGNTFMLEKNYQGAVDAYKNALRNNPLDDETRYNYALAKKKLKENPPKDDKNKDKNKDKDKDKKDQDQKDKDKKDQDKKDDGKDKKDDKKEGEDKKDKNDNGDEDKKEQPNPKPSGANKQQIENLLNAVNNSEQKIQDKINAKKVKASPVTNEKDW is encoded by the coding sequence ATGGAAAAGATAACAGTAGCTTTAGTTTTGTTTATTACATCAGTACTTTTTAGTCAAAATAAAGACCAAAATTTATATGATGGTACAACAGCTTTTGAAGCAAAAGAGTATGTGAAATCTGAGTCTAATTTAAGAGTTTCACAATCAAATAATGCGGATAAAAAAGCAGTTGCAAACTACAATTTAGGAAATAGTATTTACCGCCAAAATCAACCCTCAGAAGCAAAATATAAATTTGCATCTGCGGTTGAAGTTGCCAAAACAAAAGAAGAAAAGCATAAAGCATTTCATAATTTAGGAAATACATTTATGTTGGAAAAAAATTATCAAGGAGCTGTCGATGCTTATAAAAACGCATTACGCAATAATCCGCTAGACGATGAAACACGTTATAACTATGCTTTAGCTAAGAAAAAATTAAAAGAAAATCCTCCAAAAGACGATAAGAATAAAGACAAAAATAAAGACAAGGATAAAGATAAAAAAGACCAAGACCAAAAAGACAAAGATAAGAAAGATCAAGATAAAAAGGACGACGGTAAAGATAAGAAAGACGACAAGAAAGAAGGTGAAGATAAAAAGGACAAAAATGACAATGGAGATGAAGATAAAAAAGAGCAACCTAATCCAAAACCTTCTGGAGCAAATAAGCAACAAATAGAAAATTTACTTAATGCAGTAAACAATTCTGAACAAAAAATACAGGATAAGATAAATGCAAAAAAAGTAAAAGCTAGTCCGGTTACGAACGAAAAAGATTGGTAG
- a CDS encoding VWA domain-containing protein — MYHQLENPQYLYLLLIIPLLVVVFLFQLFWRRKKRAEFGDLELVQRLSPEASSFKPVLKFVTLSLALVSIIIALVNPKIGTKMETVKRQGIDIVFALDISKSMLAEDIAPNRLEKSKQLISSIISTLGNDRVGIVGYAGSAYPVLPMTTDYSIAKMYLQNMNTNMVSSQGTALNDAIRLSETYFDAVDTSKLIILVSDGEDHGADSDAGSELAKEKGIKIITMGVGTESGGPIPIKNDSGSLSEYKKDSKGETVITKLNTDILEKIAKNTNGGYIAGNNTKEALGRLKNAMDNIEKTEFETEQIAEYQTQYQWFLAVAFFLILLDVFFFEKKTTWIQKLNLFNKK, encoded by the coding sequence ATGTATCATCAATTAGAAAATCCACAATATTTATACTTGCTATTAATAATTCCATTATTAGTAGTTGTTTTCTTGTTTCAATTGTTTTGGAGAAGAAAAAAAAGAGCAGAATTTGGCGATTTAGAATTGGTTCAACGATTAAGTCCAGAAGCTTCTAGTTTTAAACCAGTTTTAAAGTTTGTAACCTTATCACTTGCTTTAGTTTCGATAATTATTGCTTTGGTAAACCCAAAAATTGGAACTAAAATGGAAACGGTAAAACGTCAAGGAATTGATATTGTTTTCGCTTTAGATATTTCAAAAAGTATGTTGGCCGAAGACATTGCGCCTAATCGTTTAGAAAAATCAAAACAATTAATCTCTAGTATCATCAGTACTTTAGGTAACGATAGAGTTGGAATTGTGGGTTATGCAGGTAGCGCTTATCCGGTTTTACCAATGACAACCGATTATAGTATTGCTAAAATGTATTTACAAAATATGAATACAAATATGGTTTCTTCGCAAGGAACGGCTTTAAACGATGCTATTCGATTGTCTGAAACCTATTTTGATGCTGTCGATACAAGTAAATTAATCATTTTAGTTTCAGATGGAGAAGATCACGGAGCAGATTCTGATGCAGGAAGTGAATTGGCTAAAGAAAAAGGGATTAAAATTATAACCATGGGTGTTGGTACCGAAAGTGGCGGACCAATTCCAATTAAAAACGATAGCGGTTCTCTTTCAGAATATAAAAAGGATAGTAAAGGTGAAACGGTTATTACCAAATTAAACACTGATATTTTAGAGAAAATCGCTAAGAATACAAACGGTGGTTATATTGCAGGAAATAACACTAAAGAAGCTTTAGGTCGATTAAAAAATGCAATGGACAACATTGAAAAAACTGAGTTTGAAACAGAACAAATTGCTGAATATCAAACCCAATATCAATGGTTTCTAGCAGTTGCTTTTTTCTTAATCTTACTTGATGTTTTCTTTTTCGAGAAGAAAACAACTTGGATTCAAAAACTAAATTTATTTAATAAGAAGTAA
- a CDS encoding VWA domain-containing protein yields MKNITFLHPEFFWLFLVLPIAIAWYWFTNKKQRATLKISSIKSFKGSATLIAKLQPLLFVLRMLALSAIIVALARPRSVDVSSKSRTTKGIDIVMAIDVSGSMLAKDLKPNRLEALKRVAAEFVEDRINDRIGLVVYAGESYTRTPVTSDKTVILQSLKTVEYDDSIIADGTGIGVGLATAINRIKDSKAKSRIIILLTDGVNNSGTIDPRMAADIAKEYGIKVYTIGIGTNGMAPFPYAKAPNGKFLYQNMKVEIDEKLMKEIAKTTDGKYFRATSNAKLKEIYTEINKLEKTEVEEKKYFNYDEKYQPFVWLALFLLFIEVLLKNTIFKGLV; encoded by the coding sequence ATGAAGAACATCACATTTTTACATCCCGAATTTTTTTGGTTGTTTTTGGTTCTTCCAATTGCAATTGCTTGGTATTGGTTTACAAACAAAAAACAACGAGCAACACTTAAAATAAGTTCAATAAAATCATTCAAAGGCAGCGCAACTCTAATTGCTAAGCTACAACCATTATTGTTCGTTTTACGAATGTTGGCCTTAAGTGCAATTATTGTAGCCTTAGCAAGACCAAGAAGTGTAGATGTTTCTTCAAAATCTAGAACGACAAAAGGAATTGATATTGTCATGGCAATTGATGTTTCGGGAAGTATGTTGGCAAAAGATTTAAAACCAAATCGTTTAGAAGCTTTAAAAAGAGTTGCTGCAGAATTTGTTGAAGACAGAATAAATGATAGAATTGGATTGGTAGTTTATGCAGGAGAAAGTTATACAAGAACTCCAGTTACATCTGATAAAACAGTAATTCTTCAGTCGTTAAAAACAGTAGAATATGACGATTCAATTATCGCTGATGGAACCGGAATTGGTGTTGGATTAGCAACAGCAATTAATCGAATTAAAGACAGTAAAGCAAAAAGCAGAATTATTATTTTATTGACTGATGGAGTAAATAATTCGGGAACTATTGATCCAAGAATGGCTGCTGATATTGCAAAAGAATACGGAATTAAAGTGTATACTATTGGAATTGGAACAAATGGAATGGCTCCTTTTCCATACGCAAAAGCTCCAAATGGTAAGTTCTTGTACCAAAACATGAAAGTAGAAATTGACGAAAAGTTAATGAAGGAAATTGCCAAAACTACTGACGGGAAATATTTTAGAGCAACAAGTAATGCTAAATTAAAAGAAATTTATACCGAAATTAATAAACTAGAAAAAACAGAAGTAGAAGAAAAAAAATACTTTAATTACGATGAGAAATACCAACCATTCGTTTGGCTTGCATTATTCTTATTATTTATTGAAGTGCTTTTAAAGAACACTATTTTCAAAGGTTTAGTTTAA
- a CDS encoding BatD family protein — MKPNKDFYSITLIKMILSHRAKSRCLMFLFSLISTISFSQSITSSVDSTQIKIGSQFNLTIKANVSKTDKVVFPDGKLFGVLEVLESYPIDSIKSNDKLELIKKYGLTQFDSGRYVLPKLAVLINNKTFRTDSFAIVVNDVVVDTIKQQMFDIKPIIKVEKPTSYWWLYAILILIGLALIGYGAYYFIKKRQNKKNEAEAILFASPIEKAIAELEVLEKKSLWQKGETKAYYSELTDITRNYIEEVIEIPAMESTSNELFDALKVSVRKKNIKISADTLAKFKRVMETSDLVKFAKSKPLDFEIENDKNTINTFLISLDKAIPRTEEETENLFAEELKRKKERSQKLQRIFIPLTLVGIILSIILVFLGVTKGMDFLRDNIIGHSTKSMLEDEWVTSDYGDPAIIISTPKALTRNTDARILNNLPENVKSTSTFFYGSILDNFSVVLSTTSFKDSVQGSLDMVLEQDLKQLESFGAKNIVVNTGDYEDPKGLTGKKSEGTFTVLDPISKEDIKMYYSILVFSQGTGIQELILVHKLEDENAAEIMKRIVESIELRKVVK; from the coding sequence ATGAAACCAAATAAAGATTTCTATAGTATTACTTTAATTAAAATGATTTTGTCACATCGAGCGAAGTCGAGATGTCTCATGTTTTTATTTTCCTTAATAAGCACAATTTCATTCTCTCAATCAATCACTTCTTCTGTAGATTCTACTCAAATAAAAATTGGCTCACAGTTCAATTTAACTATTAAAGCCAATGTTTCTAAAACAGATAAAGTTGTTTTTCCTGATGGAAAACTTTTCGGCGTTTTAGAAGTCTTAGAATCGTATCCAATTGATTCTATAAAATCAAATGATAAATTAGAACTAATAAAAAAATACGGATTAACTCAATTTGATTCTGGAAGATACGTACTCCCAAAATTAGCAGTATTAATAAACAATAAAACCTTTAGAACCGACTCTTTCGCAATTGTTGTAAATGATGTTGTCGTAGACACAATTAAACAACAAATGTTTGATATTAAACCAATTATTAAAGTGGAAAAACCGACTAGTTATTGGTGGTTATATGCTATTTTAATCTTAATTGGTTTGGCATTAATTGGTTACGGAGCTTATTATTTCATTAAGAAACGACAAAATAAAAAGAATGAAGCAGAAGCTATTTTATTTGCTTCGCCAATTGAAAAAGCAATAGCGGAATTAGAAGTATTAGAAAAAAAATCACTTTGGCAAAAAGGAGAAACAAAAGCGTATTATTCTGAACTAACTGATATTACCAGAAATTATATTGAAGAAGTAATTGAAATTCCTGCAATGGAAAGTACATCTAATGAATTGTTTGATGCTTTGAAAGTTTCAGTTCGTAAAAAAAACATAAAAATAAGTGCTGATACTTTAGCAAAATTTAAAAGAGTAATGGAAACGTCTGATTTGGTGAAATTTGCCAAATCAAAACCATTAGATTTTGAAATTGAAAATGATAAAAACACGATTAATACCTTTTTAATTTCATTAGATAAAGCCATTCCAAGAACAGAAGAAGAAACAGAAAACTTATTTGCAGAAGAATTAAAACGTAAAAAAGAACGTTCACAAAAATTACAACGTATTTTTATTCCTTTAACTTTAGTTGGAATTATTTTATCTATAATTCTTGTCTTTTTAGGAGTTACAAAAGGAATGGATTTCTTAAGAGATAATATTATTGGCCACAGTACAAAATCGATGTTAGAAGATGAATGGGTAACATCAGATTATGGAGATCCAGCAATAATTATATCAACACCAAAAGCATTAACAAGAAATACAGATGCTCGTATTTTAAATAATCTACCAGAAAATGTAAAGTCAACTAGTACTTTCTTTTACGGAAGTATATTAGATAATTTTTCAGTTGTTTTAAGTACCACTTCTTTTAAAGACTCGGTTCAAGGTTCATTAGATATGGTTTTAGAACAAGATTTAAAACAATTAGAATCTTTTGGAGCTAAAAATATAGTTGTAAACACTGGAGATTATGAAGATCCAAAAGGGTTAACAGGAAAAAAATCGGAAGGAACATTTACCGTTTTAGATCCAATTTCTAAAGAAGATATTAAAATGTATTATTCCATTTTAGTGTTTTCTCAAGGAACCGGAATCCAAGAGTTAATATTGGTTCACAAATTGGAAGATGAAAATGCAGCTGAAATAATGAAACGAATTGTTGAATCGATTGAGTTAAGAAAAGTAGTTAAATAA
- a CDS encoding DUF58 domain-containing protein, protein MDTKEILKKVRKIEIKTRRLSDHIFSGEYHTSFKGRGMTFSEVRQYQYGDDVKSIDWNVTARTNEPYVKVFEEERELTMMLMVDCSGSEIFGTKNQFKSEIITEIAATLAFSSTNNNDKVGLILFSDQIELFIPPKKGKSHVLRIIRELIEFQPKSRKTDLAQALKFLSSVMKKKAIVFLISDFMVNNYEKTLKIAAKKHDLTGIRVYDEREKSIPNLGIVNMLDAESGEIMLVDTNSKSVRLAYEKEYADNVKYFSEMFSKSGAGVLSSRVDESYVTKLLGYFKARN, encoded by the coding sequence ATGGATACTAAAGAAATTCTTAAAAAAGTTCGAAAAATAGAAATCAAAACCCGAAGATTGAGCGATCATATCTTTTCGGGAGAATATCATACGTCTTTTAAAGGACGAGGAATGACTTTTTCTGAAGTTAGACAATATCAATATGGCGATGATGTAAAATCAATTGACTGGAATGTTACTGCTAGAACAAACGAGCCTTATGTAAAAGTTTTTGAAGAAGAACGAGAATTAACCATGATGTTGATGGTAGATTGTAGTGGTTCGGAAATTTTTGGAACTAAAAACCAATTTAAAAGCGAAATCATTACCGAAATTGCAGCAACTTTGGCTTTTTCATCAACAAATAACAATGATAAAGTAGGTTTAATTTTATTTTCAGATCAAATAGAATTGTTTATTCCGCCTAAAAAAGGAAAATCTCACGTCTTACGCATCATTAGAGAATTAATTGAATTTCAACCTAAAAGCAGAAAGACTGATTTAGCTCAAGCTTTGAAGTTTTTATCGAGCGTAATGAAAAAGAAAGCGATTGTGTTTTTAATTTCAGATTTCATGGTTAATAATTATGAAAAAACTTTAAAAATTGCTGCTAAAAAACACGATTTAACCGGAATTAGGGTTTATGATGAACGCGAAAAGTCAATTCCAAATTTAGGAATTGTAAACATGCTTGATGCCGAATCTGGAGAAATTATGTTAGTTGATACAAACTCTAAAAGTGTTCGTTTGGCTTATGAAAAAGAATATGCAGATAATGTAAAATATTTTTCAGAAATGTTCTCAAAATCAGGAGCAGGTGTTTTAAGCTCTAGGGTTGATGAAAGTTATGTAACCAAGTTATTAGGTTATTTTAAAGCAAGAAATTGA
- a CDS encoding AAA family ATPase, with protein sequence MEENTAAIDIRAINEKIERESAFVDLLTMEMNKVIVGQKYMIERLLIGLLGQGHILLEGVPGLAKTLAINTLSQAVQGSFSRVQFTPDLLPADVVGTMIYSVKDNDFTIKKGPIFANFVLADEINRAPAKVQSALLEAMQEKQVTIGDTSFKLDKPFLVMATQNPVEQEGTYPLPEAQMDRFMLKTVIDYPKMEDERLVIRQNLSGEYTKVNPVVSVEQILRAQQAVREVYMDEKIEKYILDIIFATRYPEKYNLESLKPLISFGSSPRGSINLAIAAKCYAFIKRRGYVIPEDVRAVVHDVLRHRIGITYEAEAENVTSVDIINKIVNEIEVP encoded by the coding sequence ATGGAAGAAAATACTGCTGCAATTGATATTCGTGCGATAAATGAAAAGATAGAAAGAGAAAGCGCATTTGTTGATTTATTAACCATGGAAATGAATAAAGTAATTGTAGGTCAAAAATACATGATCGAAAGATTACTCATTGGACTTTTAGGACAAGGACATATTTTACTAGAAGGTGTTCCTGGTTTAGCAAAAACGTTGGCAATTAATACTTTGTCACAAGCTGTGCAAGGTTCTTTCAGTAGAGTTCAATTTACACCAGATTTATTACCTGCTGATGTTGTAGGAACGATGATTTATAGTGTAAAAGACAATGATTTTACTATTAAAAAAGGTCCAATTTTTGCAAACTTTGTTTTAGCTGATGAAATTAATCGTGCTCCTGCAAAAGTACAATCGGCACTTTTAGAAGCCATGCAAGAAAAACAAGTAACTATTGGAGACACTTCATTTAAGTTAGATAAACCGTTTTTAGTAATGGCAACACAAAACCCTGTTGAGCAAGAAGGAACTTATCCTTTGCCTGAAGCTCAAATGGACCGTTTTATGTTGAAAACAGTTATAGATTATCCAAAAATGGAAGACGAGCGATTAGTTATTCGTCAAAATTTAAGTGGCGAGTATACTAAAGTAAACCCGGTTGTTTCTGTAGAACAAATTCTTAGAGCGCAACAAGCGGTTCGTGAAGTGTACATGGATGAAAAAATTGAAAAATATATTTTAGATATCATTTTCGCTACTCGTTATCCAGAAAAATACAATTTAGAAAGTTTAAAACCATTAATTAGTTTTGGTTCTTCACCTCGTGGAAGTATTAATTTAGCGATTGCGGCTAAATGTTATGCATTTATTAAAAGAAGAGGTTATGTTATTCCAGAAGATGTACGTGCTGTTGTCCACGATGTTTTACGTCACAGAATTGGAATTACCTATGAAGCTGAAGCTGAAAACGTAACTTCGGTTGATATTATTAATAAGATTGTAAACGAAATTGAAGTACCTTAA